In Acidobacteriota bacterium, a single genomic region encodes these proteins:
- a CDS encoding sulfatase: protein MKRTALWLCLLASIWQLSASRAHSQAQGRLAKPNILFCFADDWGRYASVYAALEKQPSLNQVVKTPNIDRVAREGVLFRRAFVNAPSCTPCRSALLSGRYFFNTGRGAILHAAVWDDAIPSFPFLLRDVGGYHIGETYKVWSPGTPVDAPFGAGKHAYEKAGNLPNNFSENATEMLSKGSTLAAAREKIYGQVRANFDAFLADRKAGQPWLYWFGPTTTHRRWTKGSGKALWGIEPDALKGKLPPFLPDVPEVREDVADYLGEAQAYDAYIGVLLKRLEETGELDNTLIVISGDHGMPGVTNGKCNLYDFGTGVTLAMRLPKSMKGKVGRVVDDFVSLPDLAPTFLDVAGVPLPKGMNARSLLNVLRSPKSGQVDASRAWVISGRERHVAFARDNDLPYPQRALRTNDFLYIRNFKPERWPLGGPVQVTETKMPTMDELESNTYVAFPDMDASPTKAWLVAHRNEPQWKRFYDFAFAKRPGEELYDLRKDPHQINNVAAEPAYAKARAQLAAQLLKILTEAGDPRVTGDGLTFERPPYTDPAPASQR, encoded by the coding sequence ATGAAACGAACCGCACTTTGGCTTTGCCTCTTGGCGTCCATCTGGCAACTGTCGGCGAGCCGCGCACACTCCCAAGCGCAAGGCCGTCTGGCCAAGCCGAATATCCTGTTTTGTTTTGCCGACGATTGGGGGCGTTACGCCAGCGTTTATGCGGCGCTCGAAAAACAGCCGTCGCTCAATCAAGTCGTCAAGACACCCAACATAGACCGGGTGGCGCGCGAAGGCGTGTTGTTCCGGCGCGCCTTTGTAAACGCGCCTTCGTGTACGCCGTGCCGCAGCGCGTTGCTGTCGGGCCGTTATTTCTTCAACACCGGGCGCGGCGCGATTTTGCACGCGGCGGTCTGGGATGACGCGATTCCCAGCTTCCCCTTTTTGTTGCGCGATGTGGGCGGCTATCACATCGGCGAAACGTACAAGGTGTGGAGTCCCGGCACACCGGTGGATGCGCCCTTTGGCGCGGGCAAACACGCGTATGAAAAGGCGGGCAATCTGCCGAATAACTTTTCTGAAAATGCCACCGAGATGTTGAGCAAGGGCAGCACGCTCGCCGCCGCGCGCGAAAAGATTTATGGACAAGTGCGCGCCAACTTCGACGCCTTTCTGGCTGACCGCAAGGCCGGGCAGCCCTGGCTTTACTGGTTCGGCCCCACGACCACGCATCGCCGCTGGACGAAAGGCTCTGGCAAAGCGCTCTGGGGCATCGAACCTGATGCGTTGAAAGGGAAGCTGCCGCCTTTCCTGCCCGATGTCCCTGAAGTGCGCGAGGATGTCGCCGATTACCTGGGCGAGGCGCAGGCGTATGACGCTTATATCGGCGTCTTGTTGAAACGCTTGGAAGAGACGGGCGAACTCGACAACACCCTGATCGTTATCAGCGGCGATCACGGCATGCCCGGCGTAACGAATGGCAAGTGCAATCTTTACGACTTCGGCACGGGCGTGACGCTGGCCATGCGTTTGCCGAAAAGCATGAAGGGCAAAGTGGGGCGCGTCGTGGATGATTTCGTCAGCCTGCCCGATCTTGCGCCGACCTTTTTGGATGTGGCAGGTGTGCCGCTGCCAAAAGGCATGAATGCGCGCAGCTTGTTGAATGTGCTGCGTTCGCCAAAGAGCGGGCAGGTTGACGCGAGCCGCGCCTGGGTTATCAGTGGGCGCGAGCGCCACGTTGCCTTTGCGCGCGACAACGATTTGCCTTATCCGCAACGTGCTTTGCGCACCAACGACTTTCTGTACATCCGCAACTTCAAGCCGGAACGCTGGCCGCTGGGTGGGCCGGTGCAAGTGACCGAGACGAAGATGCCGACAATGGACGAACTTGAAAGCAACACCTATGTGGCCTTTCCCGACATGGATGCTAGCCCGACCAAGGCTTGGCTAGTGGCGCATCGCAACGAGCCGCAATGGAAACGCTTCTACGATTTTGCCTTTGCCAAACGGCCCGGCGAAGAGTTGTACGACCTGCGCAAAGACCCGCATCAAATCAACAATGTGGCGGCTGAACCGGCCTATGCCAAAGCGCGAGCGCAACTGGCCGCGCAGTTGCTGAAGATTCTGACCGAGGCGGGCGATCCGCGTGTGACCGGCGATGGATTGACCTTTGAACGTCCGCCTTACACTGATCCTGCGCCCGCGTCACAACGTTGA
- the galT gene encoding galactose-1-phosphate uridylyltransferase yields the protein MQNHQTQTALGPPVEPPVWPPVWEERWHPLREEWVIVAAHRQNRPWSGETVENTARVVPSYVEDCYLCPGNARVSGQRNPAYTGVYVFDNDHPCVGPEAVADLPPAPGIYRNRPAHGIARVVCYSPRHDLSLAELESPEVENLLAAWQQQYTDLGRRPEIEHVLIFENKGEVVGVSNPHPHCQIYATNFVFKTIENEARSSQQYFKEHGRPLFRDIIASEQQDGRRILAENDTAIAFLPYFARYAYEVFVAPKQTHPSLAALRDHEVRDLAAVLREVLIRFDNLWQMPFPYVMPLHQAPTDGGDYRSFHFHFEFHPPLRKPNLLKYLAGPEIGGGNFLSDTSPEEKAAELQMQATVHYKRRG from the coding sequence ATGCAAAATCACCAAACTCAAACTGCTCTCGGGCCTCCTGTCGAGCCTCCTGTGTGGCCTCCTGTCTGGGAAGAACGCTGGCATCCTTTGCGCGAGGAATGGGTCATTGTTGCGGCACATCGGCAAAATCGGCCGTGGAGTGGCGAGACCGTCGAGAATACTGCGCGTGTTGTCCCATCGTATGTCGAAGATTGTTATCTGTGCCCCGGCAATGCGCGCGTCAGCGGTCAACGCAACCCAGCCTACACTGGGGTTTACGTGTTCGACAACGATCACCCCTGTGTCGGGCCTGAAGCCGTAGCTGATTTGCCGCCCGCGCCCGGCATTTATCGCAACCGCCCTGCGCACGGCATTGCGCGCGTGGTTTGCTATTCGCCGCGCCACGACCTTTCATTGGCCGAATTGGAATCACCCGAAGTCGAGAATCTGCTAGCCGCCTGGCAACAGCAATACACCGATTTGGGGCGGCGGCCAGAGATTGAGCACGTGCTGATTTTTGAAAACAAAGGCGAAGTCGTCGGCGTCTCGAATCCGCATCCGCATTGCCAGATTTATGCGACGAACTTTGTCTTCAAAACCATCGAGAACGAAGCGCGCAGCAGCCAGCAGTATTTCAAAGAGCACGGTCGCCCGCTCTTTCGAGACATCATTGCGTCGGAGCAACAAGACGGGCGGCGCATTCTGGCCGAGAACGACACGGCCATCGCCTTTCTGCCGTATTTTGCGCGCTATGCTTACGAAGTTTTTGTCGCCCCCAAACAAACGCATCCGAGCCTGGCCGCCTTGCGCGATCACGAAGTGCGCGACCTGGCCGCCGTCTTGCGCGAAGTGCTGATCCGTTTTGACAATCTCTGGCAGATGCCGTTTCCGTATGTGATGCCTTTGCACCAGGCCCCCACGGATGGCGGCGATTACCGCAGCTTTCATTTCCACTTTGAATTTCATCCGCCGCTGCGCAAGCCGAATCTGTTGAAGTATCTGGCCGGCCCCGAAATCGGCGGCGGCAATTTCCTGAGTGATACGTCGCCGGAAGAGAAGGCGGCGGAATTGCAGATGCAGGCGACCGTGCATTATAAACGGCGTGGTTAG